A segment of the Sanyastnella coralliicola genome:
TTCGATGCGAACTGTCCGGTTCCTTGTGAGCTTCCAAATCAGTTTGATATTGAAGTAGTGAACAACGCTGCTGATTGTTCAGTAGGATTCTGTATTGATCCAACAGCATTCCCAGCTGGAACTGATCTCTCTCAGTACTGCACAACATGGTACTTCGGAGATGGAACGGTTGCTGACTACCCAGTAGACGTATGTCCTGAGCACACTTACGAGTGTAGCGGAATGTACGAAGTATGTGTAGATCTCTACTGCTGTGACGAACCTGATAACCGCATTACCATGTGTGTTCCAGTAGAAGTTGATTGCTGCAATCTTCCTGCAAATGCAGACATCGCACTGTCATACGGAGACGATGAGTGTACTGTGGTAGGTGAGCTCTTCCTTCCAATTTCACCTTGTCCAAATGACTTCTGTATCGATTGGGATATGGGTGATGGAACGATCTACTCAGGTGTGACTTCAGTAACGCATACATACGGAGCGAGTGGAGTATACAATGTGTGCGTAACAATCTACTGCTGTAATGACCCTTCGATCAACTACACGATTTGTCAAGAGTTCGATGCGCTATGCGATGACCCTTGTCCGAAGCCATGTGAGTTGCATCCGGTTTTCATTGTACAAGATCAAGATGATTGTACTTACCAGTTCTACAACATGAGTGTTGCTGGTACTTACACTACAATCACTAGCTACTCTTGGGACTTCGGAGATGGTAACACATCAACGTTGAGCGATCCGTCACATACTTACGCGGGAAGTGGAACATACACTGTATGTCTCACAATCACTGGAGTCTCTCCAGAAGGAACTTGTCAGGAGACCTTCTGTTGGACAGTGGAAGCAGATTGCTACTGTGATTCTGATGTGAATCAGGATGGACAGATCAGTATTGCTGACCTACTCCAGATCCTATCGAGTTTTGGCTCAAATAGCTGTAACTAAGTTGCAGTGACTCGACTAACCAAGTAAAGGGAGGCTTCGGCCTCCCTTTTTTTATTCCTAATCTTTTTCCGAATCCTCATTCGAATAGCACGAATGTGTCTTCGGAATAACCGAATACTCAATGACGTGAAATGGGAGGTAAGAAGTGTGGATATTCGAAGTGAGGGCAGACGATCAAATAGTCGCTCGAACAGGTGCTTTATTGTGAAAGCGGGGTAATGACTCCGCTTTCTCTATTTATTGACCTGTCAAGAAGGAAAGGAATTCCTCTTTCCTGCGGCGTGCGACAAGTACCTCAGAGCCGTCATCCATAAGAATGTAACCACCGTCTTCTTTCATGTACTTCTTCACGTGCTCCATATTCACGATATGCGATTGGTGGGTACGGAAGAATTGCTCATCAGGTAAGATACCTTCAAACTCCTTCATGGATTTAGGAACGAGAATGCGTTCCCCAGTTGTTAAGAAGAAGTTGGTGTAGTTCGAATCGGATTCCAGGCGAATGATGTTCTCAAGTTTCACCACCGTGAAGCCTTCCTGAGAGCTTAAAGTGATTCGATCTGACTTTCCTGATTTCTTGAACTCAAGAAGATTGTCAATTCGTTGTTCTCCTGATTCCTGAGAATTCTTCACTTTCGATACTGACTCGATGAGTTCATCCGGGTCGATAGGTTTCAGTAAGTAGTCAATCGCACTGTATTTGAAAGCTTTGATTGCGAATTCATCAAAGGCCGTACAGAAGATGACTTGAAACTTTGGGTTTCGGACCTTCTCGAGCAAATCAAAACCAGTTCCGTCTTCCATTTGAATGTCTAGAAGTACGAGGTCGGGTTCACCTGCCATGATCTTTCGGTAACCATCTTGCACACCCGAGGCTTCGTCAATAAGCTCTACAGATGGGCAGTACATGCGAAGAAAAGCGCGCAATGTTCCGCGTGCATCTTCCTCGTCGTCTACGATAATAGTCTTGATCATGGCGTTGTTCTGGTTGTCCTAAGTTGAGAAAAAGTTCGCAAATGGCTCAGGATACCCTGATCTTGACATCCACTTTAGTTCCTAGAACCTCTCCTTGGCGATCTTTCACCTCTTGGATTGTGACCTTCTTATCTGTGTTCCCTTCGTCCAACATTTCAAGTCGTTTTTGGGTGATGGTCATCCCAACTGACTTATGGAGCGTTTTGACGCCTTGCTGTTGTTTCAGGCGTTTGGAAGTTTCGTAACCGATTCCGTTATCCGTCACCGTAGCTAACAAGTACTTTCCGTCCATGATGTAGTACAAACGGATTTGACCTTGGCTGCGAGTCTGAGCTAGTCCGTGAATGATCGCATTCTCGAGATACGGTTGAATGAGTAGTGGAGGAAGGATAATATCTGTTGGATCAATATCCTCATCAATCACAATGTCGAAGTCAAATTTGTCTTTGAAACGCATTTTCTCCAGTTCCATGTAGAGGCGGAGTGATTCGATTTCTTCCTCCAAAGTGATTTTCTGGGAGCGTGCGTGGTTCAGCATTGAACGAACAAGTCGGCTGAACTTAGCCAGGAATCGATTCGCCTTCTCATTCTCTTCATTGGCAATGTAGCTTTGGATCGAATTCAAGCTATTGAAGATGAAATGCGGGTTCATCTGCGCCTGAAGGGCTGAACGTTCAAGGTGGGCCAGTTTTGCCTCCAGCACGGCATTCTTTCTTGATCGATTCAAGAAGAAGCGGAAAGCGAAATAAATAATCGCCACGGCAATCACCGAGATTAATATCCAGACTCCGGTTTCGTCAAGAATTCCAGGTGGTTCTTCAACTTTGATGGCAATGTCTAAGGGGCCATTCTCTGTTTGAATGGTGAGTGGGGTGATCTCGCCTTCGGCGGAAACGGTTATCGTGTCTCCTGCGGCATATTGACCTAGAAGAGCGATGCTCGTTCCGGCGTTAGCCAAAAGAAAAAAACAAATGATCAGAGCCTTGGAAATTCGACGTTCCATGGCGTGAAGATGCCCATTTGAGCGGTGAATCGCAAGACTATCTAAAGAGTAGTTTTCGTGTGATCGTGTGTGATCCCGAACGAACCTTAACGAAATAGACGCCAGGATTGATATCACTCGGTTTGTTGAGTTCGAGCGTCGCATGGGTGCGATCAAAAGGTAGATCGTAGGTCTCGATGATCTTTCCGCCTGATCCGATCAGTGTGACTTCAGCATCACCCATCAACCCACTCAATTGAATATACCAGCTGTCATGTGCTGGCAAAATTGGGTTGGGATATAAGCGCAACGAGAACGCATCATTCTCCATCGACGCTGCTGTTAACCAAGGGCCATTCACAGCGCCATTGTAGTCTACTTGCTTCAATCGATAGTAGTTGATTCCTGTAAGTGGGAATGGGTCGGTGAATTGATAGAACTGAGGTGTCAGTGTTGTACCTGCACCTGTTACTTGAGCTAATTTCTCCCATTGAGATCCATCAGCCGATCGTTCCAAGATGAAGTAATCATTGTCATGTTCCGTATAGGTAGCCCATTCAACTTCGATGACCTTGTCTTGCGGTGTGGCCTTGAAATAATTCAACTCTACCGGAAGTAGATTACAACCAATGTTGCTGAGTACCCCAAAACTATCACGTACGTAGCGGAAGGTCTGATCTGTGAGATCTGAAGGTGTGATTAGTGTATCTACTTGCACACGCTCACCGCCGATGTTCGTGAAGTTCAGGAGCAATTGGTAGGTCTCGTCCGGTCCATCTGGAAGGCCGAAATGGATCGAAGAAGCGTGCATACACCCGTGTCCGAACGAAGTGTGTGCGTCTCGAATTCCACCAACAATGGTCGTTCCATCTGATGATTTCAGAACCGCTGTTGCTCCGTGGTCTACTCGCGTAAATCCTCCTCCAAGGTCAAGAAGTGGTTCAATGAAAAGGTAGTTGCTATTGTTGGTGCTGTTTCTCCATAGTTGGTTGCCGCCGGAACGGTTGACATAAAGGTCCATGTCTCCGTCGGCGTCGTAATCGGCAAATACACATCCTTCGGCGTCTCCGTTGACATAGATCGATCGGTTGTTGTGTGTAAATGAGAAGTTTCCAGGAGTAGATTCGTTGGTGAACAGATAGCTCGCGCCGCTATCGTCGGCAACGAAAAGATCGAGGTCACCGTCGTTGTCAACATCCCCAGCGGCGCAACCGTCAATGCCAGTTCCGAATGTGACACTAGCAGAGGTCGCCGGTTCCCCTGTGGAAGAGAAAGAACCTGTAGACGTTTGTTCCCAGATTTGAGTGGTGCCATTCGCCGTCCAGAACAGATCAAAGTCTCCATCGTTGTCGAAATCGGCAAAGATGACAGCCCCTTTGTTTCCATTATCAGCGTCGTCAATATTCATGATGTCGGTGAAGCTTCCTCCATCGTTGCGAAGAAGGTCGTTCTGATCTTTCTTACGAACTAAGAGATCTACCCAACCGTCGTCATTGTAATCGGCGGTAGCCATATAATCACCGTCGGTGGCAGAAGTGTAGAGACCTAAAGGACTCGAATTCGGTGTAACATGGGTGAAGTTACTGGTGCAATCGCCAGGGTTCTCCAGAATATCTACTCCATAATTGTGATTCTCGAGGATGAGGTCAAGGAAACCGTCGCCCTCATAATCGAGCCATGCTAATCCTTCACAGTTCAGACCATTCGTTAGCGTGGTAATTTCATAGTTGGGTTCATGATCGCCGTCACCAAAACTCCATGCCGGATCTCCACCCGGGCCTTGGTTCAAATACACTTCAAGGTGGTATGCTCGATTTCGCGCAAAGTCTAGGTAACCATCGTTGTTGTAGTCACCCCAAACACATGAACGTTCTAACGTTCCATCCAAAAGGTGTGGAGCCAATGTTGCTGTAACATCAGTAAATGAAGGGTCAGGGTAGTTGCAATCACTTTGAAGCAGTCGCGTACGATAAGTGCCATTGCTCGTATTTACCAAGATGTCGAGACAGCCGTCGTTATTGAAGTCGACAATGCTGACACCGCCGTCTTTGTTTCCGGCAATATCAGCGCCAACGGTTGCGGCTACATTGGAGAACTGTGCGCTTGTTGCCAAACTTATCAGCATGGCAACAGCGAAGGCGATGTTTTTAATAGGGTGTGGCATCGTGCGTAAATACGTTTCGCACGTCAAAAGGTTTCCTTAGCGTATCTTTGCGGGCCCATGGACTTTCACACTTTTCAATTGCCGAACGGCATCCGAGTAATTCATAGACAGACGACAAGCCAAGTTGCGCATTGTGGTTTGATTGTGAATGCCGGTTCGCGTGATGAAAAGGACAATCAACAAGGGCTTGCTCACTTCATTGAACATTGTTTCTTCAAAGGCACTGAACGCCGTAAAACCTATCACATTCTCAGTCGATTAGATAGCGTAGGTGCTGAAATCAATGCTTATACGACCAAGGAAGAGACCTGGGTTTACGCTAGTTTCCTTGATAAGCACCTTTCGCGTGCGATTGAGCTGATCGCAGATATTACCTTCCGAAGCACTTTTCCGCTCAAAGAAATTGAGAAGGAGAAAGATGTGATCATCGATGAGATCAACAGTTACTTAGATGCCCCAAGTGAAATGATCTTCGATGACTTTGAGGAGCTCTTATTTAAAGGACACCCCATCGGAAGGAACATTCTCGGTACGGAGGATAGCGTTAGATCGCTATCGCGGGAAGACATTTTTGAGATGATTGATCGTCGCTACCGAAGTGATCAAATCGTTTTCAGTTCAGTGGGCCCAAGTTCACCGAAGCGAATCAAGGCCATGTGTGAAAAGCATTTTGCTTCATGGGGTGACCGCATTACTCAGGAACCACGTCAGCCGTTTAGCGGATATCAAGCTCGAGAAGAGGAAGTGCAGAAGGAGACTTTCCAGATGCACTACATCTTGGGTAATGAAGGTTATCACGCCGGACATAAAAACAAGACAGCTCTGGTCTTATTGAATAACGTCTTAGGTGGGCCAGCCATGAATAGCCGCTTGAACTTGCAGGTTCGCGAGAAGCATGGCATTGCTTACAATATTGAGTCAAGTTACTCTCCTTATTCAGATACTGGGATTGTTCAGATCTACTTGGGCACAGATGAGCGATTATTTGCAAAAGCTGAACGACTTGTACGAAACGAGCTGAAGAAACTGCGCGAAAAATCGCTCGGGACTACCCAGCTTCATATGGCGAAGCAACAGTTGATCGGACAGATTGCACTCGCTCAAGAGAGTGGAGTAGGAACGATGATCGCCCTCGGAAAAAGCTTCCTGATGTATGATCGCGTAGATTCGCTGCAAGAGGTTTATCGATCAATCGAAAAAATTTCAGCGGAACAATTGCTAGAAGTAGCGAATGAGGTCTTTGACGAAAAGAAACTGACGAGGCTGTTATACAAGCCTTCGCGTTCTTAGTCAGTAGAAAATTTGTGGACGTCGTTATTATCGAACTCGATTTGGTTCTTCACTAATCGCATCTTCTCGGCGATAACACCCCATTCTCTGTAGCCGTTCTCAATGAGCCACATTGCGGCATTTTCATCATTGTCTGCAGCCCGTGCCATATACCCCATAATATCGAGGTCGTTCTTACGAAGCCAGAATACAGCATTTGGATTTCCTTCAGACCCATTGATGAGTGCCATTAGGTGAGGGAAGCCATTTTGGAGCAGCCAATCGCGTGCACTTTGCTCATTTCTCAGAGCAAAGCAAAACAACCCTAATTCAGGGTAGCCGCTTCGAATGAGCCAATCGCGGATCTCGTTGTTTCCGCTGATAGCCTCGCCCCAAGCGATGATCACTTTTGATGGATAATCTGTCTTTAACTGCACGAATCAAAGGTACTGATTGTTTAGGATGAACGGAAAGTGCCTTGACTTTATGATATTTGCGGAGAAGATGAAGTT
Coding sequences within it:
- a CDS encoding LytR/AlgR family response regulator transcription factor produces the protein MIKTIIVDDEEDARGTLRAFLRMYCPSVELIDEASGVQDGYRKIMAGEPDLVLLDIQMEDGTGFDLLEKVRNPKFQVIFCTAFDEFAIKAFKYSAIDYLLKPIDPDELIESVSKVKNSQESGEQRIDNLLEFKKSGKSDRITLSSQEGFTVVKLENIIRLESDSNYTNFFLTTGERILVPKSMKEFEGILPDEQFFRTHQSHIVNMEHVKKYMKEDGGYILMDDGSEVLVARRRKEEFLSFLTGQ
- a CDS encoding sensor histidine kinase; this translates as MERRISKALIICFFLLANAGTSIALLGQYAAGDTITVSAEGEITPLTIQTENGPLDIAIKVEEPPGILDETGVWILISVIAVAIIYFAFRFFLNRSRKNAVLEAKLAHLERSALQAQMNPHFIFNSLNSIQSYIANEENEKANRFLAKFSRLVRSMLNHARSQKITLEEEIESLRLYMELEKMRFKDKFDFDIVIDEDIDPTDIILPPLLIQPYLENAIIHGLAQTRSQGQIRLYYIMDGKYLLATVTDNGIGYETSKRLKQQQGVKTLHKSVGMTITQKRLEMLDEGNTDKKVTIQEVKDRQGEVLGTKVDVKIRVS
- a CDS encoding T9SS type A sorting domain-containing protein, whose amino-acid sequence is MPHPIKNIAFAVAMLISLATSAQFSNVAATVGADIAGNKDGGVSIVDFNNDGCLDILVNTSNGTYRTRLLQSDCNYPDPSFTDVTATLAPHLLDGTLERSCVWGDYNNDGYLDFARNRAYHLEVYLNQGPGGDPAWSFGDGDHEPNYEITTLTNGLNCEGLAWLDYEGDGFLDLILENHNYGVDILENPGDCTSNFTHVTPNSSPLGLYTSATDGDYMATADYNDDGWVDLLVRKKDQNDLLRNDGGSFTDIMNIDDADNGNKGAVIFADFDNDGDFDLFWTANGTTQIWEQTSTGSFSSTGEPATSASVTFGTGIDGCAAGDVDNDGDLDLFVADDSGASYLFTNESTPGNFSFTHNNRSIYVNGDAEGCVFADYDADGDMDLYVNRSGGNQLWRNSTNNSNYLFIEPLLDLGGGFTRVDHGATAVLKSSDGTTIVGGIRDAHTSFGHGCMHASSIHFGLPDGPDETYQLLLNFTNIGGERVQVDTLITPSDLTDQTFRYVRDSFGVLSNIGCNLLPVELNYFKATPQDKVIEVEWATYTEHDNDYFILERSADGSQWEKLAQVTGAGTTLTPQFYQFTDPFPLTGINYYRLKQVDYNGAVNGPWLTAASMENDAFSLRLYPNPILPAHDSWYIQLSGLMGDAEVTLIGSGGKIIETYDLPFDRTHATLELNKPSDINPGVYFVKVRSGSHTITRKLLFR
- a CDS encoding M16 family metallopeptidase → MDFHTFQLPNGIRVIHRQTTSQVAHCGLIVNAGSRDEKDNQQGLAHFIEHCFFKGTERRKTYHILSRLDSVGAEINAYTTKEETWVYASFLDKHLSRAIELIADITFRSTFPLKEIEKEKDVIIDEINSYLDAPSEMIFDDFEELLFKGHPIGRNILGTEDSVRSLSREDIFEMIDRRYRSDQIVFSSVGPSSPKRIKAMCEKHFASWGDRITQEPRQPFSGYQAREEEVQKETFQMHYILGNEGYHAGHKNKTALVLLNNVLGGPAMNSRLNLQVREKHGIAYNIESSYSPYSDTGIVQIYLGTDERLFAKAERLVRNELKKLREKSLGTTQLHMAKQQLIGQIALAQESGVGTMIALGKSFLMYDRVDSLQEVYRSIEKISAEQLLEVANEVFDEKKLTRLLYKPSRS